A segment of the Xenopus tropicalis strain Nigerian chromosome 6, UCB_Xtro_10.0, whole genome shotgun sequence genome:
GTCTTTTTGCAGCAGTTCAGAGTGACTTTATATGCGCCCCCTGGAGTCAGTAAGCGGTATCAAATTATGCATGCTTCCATTACCCCATGCTACTACCTCATGTAAAAGGACAGATGTACAAATCGTAACTTTTGaattgtgcaaataaaaaatcaaattcgAGCAGTAGGCATTGGTGTGAAATCACAATGACATGTTGGTAAAAGGAAGGGAAAGTGTATGGATTGGATTTCATCTGGTGCACGTCTGTGGCGGCTGCGCTTTCTATGGTCTTGTTATTCCATTCCTCGCATACTCGTCTGTTCTGCATTACGCTGCCTACACGGCCCACTGGTGAATTTCTACTGGAATCAAAACTTGTCCAAAGGGAAAAATTTGTTTCAAATGTATCCAGTTGCCTTTTCCTGTCTGATTCACTGAGTGCCTGTTTGTTTAATGTTTCTCTTTAGTTCTGGTTTGGTTATCAGATCAGGTCAGGAGCGCAGTTCAGTAATTCTATCCTGTTACTGCTTCTTTAGGCTCTCCCAGCGTGCTTCTGTCTGGTgtctctggctgctggtagcagGGCCCGGCACCCCGCCGGAAGGGAGTTCTGCACAGCAGACAGCAAATGTAGAAGAGTAATAGTGAGTTAGTGTAAATGATGAGATGATGGTGCACATGTGAGAGAACATAGATATATACCGGGATACCCTGGGATGGCATTCTGTAAAACTGTATAAATCAATCATATCTGCACCCACTGACCTTCTCTCTGATGTAAAAAGCACATTGTCCGGTATTTTCTTTTCAGATCAGTAAAACCCAAACTACAAACAGTGTAACAGACTTTTATTTTAAGACCACTTAAAAACTTGACGAGAAAAACGTAATAACATGAAGATCAGAGAAACTCATTGCACTGGCAGAAGTCCTTAATGTTATTTGGAATTTCCCATTTATATCTCATTAGTGCACATTTCTCACTCACCTAACAATGAAGGGCATTCATTCTTCAAAGGCTTCCCCACCTCATAGAGATGCTTATGAGCCCACTTATAGAATGTACTTATTAACTCCTACCTTCCTCTTTCTGGGTATGATGAATGACACCTTCACATGTTTTGATGGCTCTTGTGCAAGTACACTGGTAGTCCTACGGTGGCCCAACAGGCACACTTCATACTCAGCACAAACAGATCCCTCTAGGGACTTGCCAGGCATTTCAGATAAAGACTGAAATTTTTAGAAGAGACTTCACCCTTTACTAGACTTAGACATACTTGCACAGCAGACCTGTGAGATTGAAAGCaccttttaaataaattaaaaggaaaataaaccctcccactatctgaacttccaaaaataaatgtattttgcttaagacttgattccacagattgaaaggaagctTTTCCCAACCTCCCTAAGGCTCACAGCATCATGCAAGCCCTTTCACtctttgttccattgtgaagtgatggattctgggatttgacGTCCCTCAGCTTTCCATAGAAtgtgtgcaccacccactatggaaagcagaggggcttCATGACCCAGATTtaatcacttcacaatggaacaaggtaggGTTGGATGACTCTGTGAGCCTAAAGGGGGAGGGGTTGGGAATTGGTTTGCAGAGGTATAATtgttccaggcccagactggcaatctatggattctggcaaatgccagaggggctgctgtaagatgccatagacagtcactatttattgggctggtgggggccgtttgggcctctgtgtgcttgaaatgccagggcctagtttgacCATTTAATCTGTGAAATTGGGtaattctgtgtaaaaaaaacaaaaacatttagatttatttttgaaatttcagAGCACTACATAACCCCAACGAAACAAGCTCTTGTCAAAAAGGTGGTATATATTTCCCCTTTTAACATTCAGCTTTTAAGTTGTAGTATTCTGAAGAAGAAATACAATATAACACAGCCTTTAGGAATATTTACACTGCAGTACCCACTAATTGTCTCGCATTGGCTTCTATTTCAGGAGAAAATGAGGTGCCTTCAGAGGATGCTCTGATTCTCCAGCTGCAGCTTGCGAAGGGGCAGGAGAAGTTTGTGGAGTTGCTGAAGAGTCAGCAGAAGACCATTACTGACCTGCAACAAAAGCTCTCAGAGCAACAGGTCCTTCTCGTTAACCAGCAACGGGAAATCATAGAGCAGCAAAGGAAAATGTATGAACAAATGGATATGATTAAGGTCCAGTACAGCATCTTGTTTGATACGGTGAAGCAAATGTCCTTTCAGAGTTTGCAGGAGGACATTCAGAATTATTTTGAAGCACATCTTCAAGGATTACAAAACCAGGTGAGGAACCACCTGCAGAAAACCTACTCTGTGCACAAGGTCGACGTGGACGCAAAGGTCATTGATGTCGGAGGGCCTTTACTGGCCTGCGATTCCTGTGAAAGAGATGAATTCTGCAATTTCCAGAAGATGCCTCCCCAGTGTGAGAAATGCACATTGTGCCCTGCTGGGTTTTTTCAGCTGTCGGAATGCTCTGAAACTGTTGATCGCATTTGCCAGGTAAATAAAAGCTAAGAACCTTTGAAAATTGTTTCCAGGCACAATTTTGTTGGGCCTTTGTTTTTTCCCTTATTTCCTGGAAGTCTTGCATGTGATTCAGAGTGTTTATGCAATTGCCAGCTGTCCTGCTAACTGGGAGAGGCAGCCCGAGCTATAGCAGTTGGCATGTCTGTGTACCATTTAGTTGTTCTTCTACCCTTTCCAAATGGTCACATAACAACATGGGACACAGACCTGTCAACTCTACCCAACTTATTTTTATGGAGTCATTTATATTTATCCCCCCATCGGGGTGGGAAAGGGGAAATGGTCTGAGTGGAAAGGGTGTGGTCTGGGCAGAATGGGTCTTGGTGGAAAAATTACCTGGAGTCCTATCTGTGGGCAAAGGCTAAAGGAGGTCTAACAGATACAAAGGTATGTGTAATGCTTCAGTACTGATTGCCTTTTTCAGCATGAGTTAGTAGGATGGCCAGTGGCTGTACAACGGAGATGTCCGGAGGATAAGTGAAAATGACTACATGTATCTGGAAGCAGGAACAGATTGTTTCATAGTTGTTTAATACAGAGCTGGTTATCACCATTGTGCACCTATATCTggaatttgcaaaatacattttaaagtcaCCAGTTATTGGAAACAAGTGCCTAAATGCTAAGGAAGCTCAATAATCATGCACCCTGAAGAGGATCTAAAATGAAATGTGCATGATTATCACAGATTTTGCACACCCATAGCACTCATTTCCAATAACCATATCTTTTGGGGGAGGGAAAGCAAACATTCAGAATCTTGTCAGGAGGTCACTGAAAATCTTCTGGGcagtttttaacattttaaaaagtggcaTTTCCCCTTACTAAACGGGTcctgagaataataataatatgaactCAGAGTGGTGTGCAAAGTAGTTCCCCCCAGAACCCAATGTAATTGCGGCTGAGTTATTTATGAGTTGCATCTCCCACAACTGTGCTGGATGCACATAGTTGCATGTGCTTATTTCTGTGAATCAGGTGCAAGTCGCAGCTGGCATATTTAGAGTTGGGATTGTGTCACTTGTGATGCATTTGATGCTTCAGTTATATCATTAGTGAGACATGTCAGAAACCCCATAGCTCTGGCCAACTGTACAGCTGGAGGAGTAAAATGGTAAATGTGTCAGCTATTGGGTCAGCTTAATTAAAAAGGTAACTGAATTAATTGCACGGAATTCAGTAGAGCCATTGCTTCGCACAAGTCAGGATCATTTTATATCCCTGGTATAAATAATCGTGGCATTTCAACCAAATAGTCATAGCTTTGAGAGATAGAGTGTACCCTTTGCAGTTGGGAAATACACAGTTCAGCTAATGCCAGACTGTATGTTTTGGTCAGCTGGACAGAGCAGTTAGCCACTATATTTGTGACAACCTTGTtgtcatatatctgtaaccttgttataagcaaAGGGGATCCATGGCCACAAGCTGGATAGCAAAAGGGGTGTGGGAAAAGTACAAGACGTCTAGAACCCCCTGGCCTAAATCCTAAAGCAGAAAGGGTTCCTCTAagccagtaatccccaaccagtggctcaggggcaacatgttactcctcaaccccttgggtgttgctctcagtggcgtcaaagcaggtagttatttttgaattcctgacttggaagcaagttaagttgcataaaaaccaggtgtactgccaaataaagcctcctgtaggctgccagtgcaaatatgagctaccaaataaccaatcacagccttgtaTTTGCACCCCTAGGAGCTTTTTGCAtccttatgttgctctccaactattttttatgtttaaatgtggctcatgggtattaAAGGTTGGGGCCACCCGCTCTAAGacaaaaataagtgcaaaaagcTGGCAACCCTGCGATTTTGCCAGAAATGTGGCCCAGTTAATTGTGttctaaaataaaaacattgtgtTTCATTTTATTGATCCACAGGACAGAGACGAATGCATGGATTCTCCTAGCATCTGTGGAGAGAAGATTAAGTGCTTAAACACTCCAGGTAAGATATGGAGAAACACTGACCAATTACTATAAGAACTGCATGTATGACATATTAATGACATTAGAAACCTCCTGTCTGTCTTGTACTCATAGAGTAAAATATCCAGGTAGCCATAAGGATTGTGTAAAATGGTTAACTGTGCCACTTGCTCTGAATAACTGAGTAATTTAAAGTTACTTATTGCTGTTGCAGCAGCTTCAAAGGCCGTTTCTGGGTGAATGATCATGCATCAGTTAAAGATCAAGTGATCTGAATCACATAGAGTTCTGGCCGATCATTAGTACTTAGTTTTGGTTACCAGGACAACCCATGTAATATCTAGCGGAACAGCCATAGAACCCCAGTCTTATTGATGCTTTTTATGCCTTGATGACCTTTCCATCCACCTCTTGTCCTATTTAATTCTTTCTACAGGTGGCTTCCGATGTCTTGGTGTTGCAGAGAAGGACGCGGCTTTGGGACTTTGTGGTGAACAATACTTTTTTAATAAGGAGCTGCAGGAATGTCAGGCTTGCTCAGAGTGTGAAGAAGGCATTGTATCCTTCCCATGTACGGCCGATAGCGACACTGTCTGTAGTGAAGCTAGTGAGAGCAAGTTATCAGAGTCATGGTCGGCAAATATCTCCCTGCCCTCGGCAAAGCTGACAAACTCCCAGGTGTATCCGGGGCTCAACCTGAAAGTCAAGGAGAAGCAGCAATGTGAAATTCTCTCCCCTGATGATAATAAGTTAATATTCAAACAACATGGATTACTGTGGGCTGACCTCAATTTTGCAGTGAAGCATAACTGCAGGAATTTCCTCCAACTGTCGCTGAAAATGAATAACAGCGAGGAGGGATACGAGCTAAGCGGCTCCCGTATAGAACAACCCGATGGGAAATACTTTCAGAGCATCAGTATAAGTTGTGCAGCGGAGGTGGAACCAAGTCACACGTTATCCGTTTTTCTCAAGAGCCCCAACCAGTTCTGCAACCAAAGTAAAGATTTACACGTCTACGACCTGAACACACCCCTGAGCATCTTCTGGTTGTCCCACGACACCGGCGCTGTCGCAATGACCGCTCAGATGTCGACTGCCATGCACTATCAGACCAATTACAGGCCTACTTTTAAAATCATTTCAGTTTCAGACCCGTACATGGTCAGCTTATCGCACGATGGAAGAAGCATCAAATTTACAGAATCTGGAGTTGTAAAATTTGTTTTCCAGCAAGCTCTCTACTCTATGGGTCCGACCTGTGTCCGAGAAGGCTTTTCGCTGATCTCTTACATCAATAGAAATGGCACGAATTCTGAGCTAATGCAGATCTTCAAGTCTGGAGTGAACTACAGAGACACTTCCATTTCAGCATCTGGAGCTGGAAAGGTCAGCGCCGGAGATGTAATAAGCTTTGAGATAATATCTCCGGCACAGTGCAATGTCCGCTATTTTGGAGAAAATTCTGGCATAAGTATACTGAGCCTGATTTGGATCCCAACAGCAATTTCCACTGCTATTACAGCCAAAGTGTCCAGTACTGGTCTGCCTACAGGCGCCGTGAGAAATAAACTCCTGCACTTTCAGGATCCGTCTAATGACAGAATTATAAAGCTCATGACCTCTGGCCAGTTTGCCCATAAATATTTCATGTTTACTGAACGCGGAACCGTTAGTATATCGCTTCACCTGAAGTTAATTCATTCCTGCAATATTATAAAATTGACCTTGAATAAACTAGTCAGTGAGCAAGGTCCGTCAGCCACAGTTGCCCAACAAATAGGCGGACAGATGCCGGAGGGAAGCCTTTGGACTAGTGTGTCCTTCCGCTCTTCCTTTGATGTTCAGAATGGTACAAAGATATCAGTTTCCCTTGATTGCGTACGTGGGAGGATCAACCAAATTGCCCATGATCAAGGAACGAATTTTTCAATTTTATGGGTTTCCTCTTAAAAAAA
Coding sequences within it:
- the LOC100495411 gene encoding uncharacterized protein LOC100495411, which encodes MLGSRTCLRWLLLLLFFCNVAPEGCPEGTSCTNSPAESESHRQCVGVRCPARTGRNPRPSPHLPSSSGRVNVLHPAREELVSAGQGAPDTWGAQQHANGNNSRDCKGIECKLPLRIRLKSRSRAPCVGEGCPQVEGQRDSQGMVRLSDRAAHFIGEVPDFQYGTSELGAAPLGVQLTCDIKPGENEVPSEDALILQLQLAKGQEKFVELLKSQQKTITDLQQKLSEQQVLLVNQQREIIEQQRKMYEQMDMIKVQYSILFDTVKQMSFQSLQEDIQNYFEAHLQGLQNQVRNHLQKTYSVHKVDVDAKVIDVGGPLLACDSCERDEFCNFQKMPPQCEKCTLCPAGFFQLSECSETVDRICQDRDECMDSPSICGEKIKCLNTPGGFRCLGVAEKDAALGLCGEQYFFNKELQECQACSECEEGIVSFPCTADSDTVCSEASESKLSESWSANISLPSAKLTNSQVYPGLNLKVKEKQQCEILSPDDNKLIFKQHGLLWADLNFAVKHNCRNFLQLSLKMNNSEEGYELSGSRIEQPDGKYFQSISISCAAEVEPSHTLSVFLKSPNQFCNQSKDLHVYDLNTPLSIFWLSHDTGAVAMTAQMSTAMHYQTNYRPTFKIISVSDPYMVSLSHDGRSIKFTESGVVKFVFQQALYSMGPTCVREGFSLISYINRNGTNSELMQIFKSGVNYRDTSISASGAGKVSAGDVISFEIISPAQCNVRYFGENSGISILSLIWIPTAISTAITAKVSSTGLPTGAVRNKLLHFQDPSNDRIIKLMTSGQFAHKYFMFTERGTVSISLHLKLIHSCNIIKLTLNKLVSEQGPSATVAQQIGGQMPEGSLWTSVSFRSSFDVQNGTKISVSLDCVRGRINQIAHDQGTNFSILWVSS